In the Parus major isolate Abel chromosome 4A, Parus_major1.1, whole genome shotgun sequence genome, one interval contains:
- the TRMT2B gene encoding tRNA (uracil(54)-C(5))-methyltransferase homolog, producing the protein MALSCVLRPPRCHLRPPPLSPLSLPAPHRGLLTATAAMCQGKKKASVSCSLPEPSWEERLANAVTPLWRLPYQEQLQVKYESQRKILQTLASRLEELGIDAQKPGGLCCPLQPVVPSPIINGYRNKSTFSVNRGPDGNPKTVGLYVGTGRGRNIVCVKANHVENIPSKHKQVAQCYEEFISRSPLDSCILFHEGGHWRELVVRTTSCGHTMAIITFHPQQLGQEALATQKALLKEFFTCGPGAVCALTSLYFQESTMTRCSHEQSPYQLLHGAPHIFEELLGLKFRISPDAFFQVNTAGAEVLYQAVGELCQATGDTVLLDICCGTGTIGLSLAHQVSKVIGVEVVEKAIEDAQWNAAFNGISNCEFHSGKAEAVLPQLLASWEDARPLVAVVNPSRAGLHYRVVRAIRNCRSIRRLLYISCKPEGEAMRNFLELCCPPDPQKKLAGEPFAPVLAIPFDMFPHTVHCELVLLFTR; encoded by the exons ATGGCTCTGTCCTGTGTGCTGAGGCCACCGCGCTGCCACCTCCGCCCTCCGCCGCTCTCCCCGCTCAGCCTGCCCGCTCCGCACCGCGGCCTGCtgacagccacagcagcaatgtgccaagggaagaaaaaggccAGCGTGAGCTGCAGCCTGCCAGAGCCTTCCTGGGAGGAGAG GTTAGCAAATGCAGTGACACCACTGTGGAGACTTCCCTaccaagagcagctgcag GTCAAGTACGAAAGCCAGAGGAAGATTTTGCAGACATTGGCATCTCGTCTTGAGGAGCTGGGCATAGATGCACAGAAACCTGGTGGGCTCTGCTGTCCTCTGCAGCCTGTAGTCCCTTCG cCCATCATTAATGGCTACCGAAACAAATCAACTTTCTCTGTGAACCGAGGACCAGATGGGAACCCCAAAACTGTTGGGTTGTATGTAGGAACTGGCAGAG GAAGAAATATTGTCTGTGTGAAAGCAAATCATGTGGAGAACATACcttcaaaacacaaacaagtAGCCCAG TGCTATGAGGAGTTCATCTCTCGCTCCCCCCTGGACTCCTGCATCCTCTTCCATGAAGGGGGACACTGGCGAGAGCTCGTGGTTCGTACCACCAGCTGTGGCCACACCATGGCTATCATCACCTTCCACCcccagcagctgggccag GAGGCACTGGCTACTCAGAAAGCATTGCTGAAGGAGTTCTTCACATGTGGGCCTGGAGCAGTCTGTGCCTTGACTTCACTTTATTTCCAAGAGAG CACCATGACACGCTGCTCCCACGAGCAGTCCCCCTACCAGCTCCTCCACGGAGCACCGCACATCTTCGAAGAACTGCTCGGCCTGAAGTTTCGCATCTCTCCAGACGCCTTTTTCCAAGTCaacacagctggagcagaagttCTGTACCAGGCAGTCggggagctctgccaggctACAGGGGACACTGTTCTCCTTGACATCTGCTGTGGAACAG GCACAATTGGTCTCTCTCTGGCTCACCAGGTGTCCAAGGTTATTGGTGTTGAGGTGGTGGAGAAGGCAATAGAGGATGCTCAGTGGAATGCAGCATTCAATG GGATCTCAAACTGTGAGTTTCACAGTGGAAAGGCAGAGGCTGTGTTACCACAGCTCTTGGCATCGTGGGAGGATGCCCGACCGCTTGTTGCTGTGGTGAACCCTTCTCGGGCTGGCCTAC ATTACAGGGTTGTACGAGCCATCCGGAACTGCAGGTCCATCCGCAGGCTGCTCTACATCTCCTGCAAGCCAGAGGGTGAAGCCATGAGGAACTTCCTTGA gctgtgctgcccacCTGACCCACAGAAGAAGCTGGCAGGGGAGCCATTTGCCCCTGTGTTGGCTATTCCTTTTGATATGTTTCCTCACACTGTTCACTgtgagctggtgctgctctttACCCGCTGA
- the TMEM35A gene encoding transmembrane protein 35A codes for MASPRTITIVALSVALGLFFVFMGTIKLTPRLSRDAYNEMKRAYKSYVRALPMLKKMGVSSILLRKSIGALEVACGIVMTLVPGRPKDVANFLLLLLVLAVLFFHQLVGDPLKRYAHALVFGILLTCRLLIARQPEELPPEKRMLSVNGDEQPLIHEAAPEKGKMKVS; via the exons ATGGCATCTCCCAGGACCATCACCATCGTCGCCCTCTCGGTGGCCTTGGGACTCTTCTTCGTCTTTATGGGGACCATCAAACTGACCCCCCGGCTCAGCAGGGATGCCTACAATGAGATG AAACGAGCATACAAAAGCTACGTGCGGGCCCTGCCCATGCTCAAGAAGATGGGAGTCAGCTCCATCCTCCTCCGCAAGAGCATTGGCGCCCTGGAAGTGGCGTGCGGCATTGTCATGACACTGGTGCCTGGTCGCCCCAAGGACGTGGCCaacttcctgctcctcctcctcgtgctggctgtgctctttTTCCACCAGCTTGTGGGGGACCCCCTCAAGCGCTATGCCCACGCCTTGGTCTTTGGGATCCTGCTCACCTGCCGCCTGCTGATCGCTCGCCAGCCCGAGGAGCTGCCGCCAGAGAAGAGGATGCTGTCGGTGAACGGGGATGAGCAGCCACTCATCCATGAAGCAGCTCCTGAGAAAGGCAAAATGAAGGTATCCTAG
- the CENPI gene encoding centromere protein I isoform X1 — protein MQRRQRSKAPRQSLQGHHKSQTDLSAWRKGGRIDSEKSLQNQQSINDQKYDSQEGSLEQALSYLEKVQDRVALKKNSVLQKHLNAVESTALEQGLPPEGFEILLNVALSGKFADTVNTRLLKSLIPASVIPESSVVTAVSWLCVSKCSGNIQLLFLKWLITVFDFIDHKEQLHALYGFFFSFLQDEKMCPYVCHLLYLLTRKENVKPFRIRSLLDLQAKMGMQSHLQALLSLYKLFCPEQVTITLSGKMKSYFKSSEGPWKAAITAVRQRNQGTSPLSQAVFLGTSQPQSRKRKWNAQLVIPATSTNTNNLEEEGEENSIYLYSTSRSFPVEQLQTFPQLLQNIHHLEFPSQMGSVLTNPLLLHYMNCVKDESIYLRLYYWMGQMLQEECTWCVVDKPHEEEFRSFLETIYKAECLLQEGFSACEEFLYKTLPLWDGICCRSEILKLVSWIPLSSSSDLKSYLYDPLAQLFFTSSIYFKCSVLESLKQLLQNWLNCNVIQVDLEFSSLNTTLSGLVNVVAELVHFVGWISTVALRLENNSTFLMYFILDFYETVCDMYLKYNLPLLIMPPAGVFYPALLSMDSVNLNQLCYIMYRYRTNLVAAKENELNKKKILQFKFSNQTYQEYNKYIIAMVGCLWTSSAFQKDIHSQGLRMDDKLLSKTAVKEIKNSFNIVYHPALTGYSVQFLQQVSPDDTTLNFKLIKGKKWDWYLEYLYSQGLKGLKVFIESSISRVSQAARSKAGNVEA, from the exons ATGCAGCGAAGGCAGAGGTCCAAGGCCCCAAGGCAGTCTCTGCAAGGTCATCATAAAAGCCAAACTGATCTCTCTGCATGGCGAAAAGGAGGGAGAATTGACTCTGAAAAAAGTTTGCAGAATCAGCAATCTATTAATGATCAGAAATACGATAGCCAGGAAGGATCTCTAGAGCAAGCTTTGAGCTACTTGGAGAAAG TTCAAGACCGTGTTGCACTGAAGAAGAACAGTGTTCTGCAGAAGCACTTGAATGCAGTGGAAAGCACTGCCCTGGAACAAGGGCTGCCCCCTGAAGGATTCGAGATATTGCTGAACGTGGCACTCAGTGGCAAATTTG ctgataCAGTGAATACTCGTTTATTGAAGAGCCTGATTCCTGCCTCAGTGATACCAGAAAGTTCTGTGGTTACAGCTGTGTCTTGGCTCTGTGTCAGCAAATGCTCAGGCAACATCCAG ctgctttttttaaagtggcTGATCACAGTGTTTGACTTCATTGATCACAAGGAACAACTTCATGCCCTCTATggtttcttcttctccttcctgcaaGATGAGAAGATG TGCCCCTACGTCTGCCACCTGCTCTACCTGCTgaccaggaaagaaaatg TCAAGCCTTTTCGGATTAGGAGTCTGCTTGACCTCCAAGCAAAAATG GGAATGCAGTCTCATCTACAAGCTCTGCTATCACTTTACAAACTTTTCTGCCCAGAGCAGGTGACCATAACCCTTTCTGGGAAAATGAAG agttACTTCAAGAGTTCAGAGGGCCCATGGAAAGCAGCAATCACTGCAGTAAGGCAAAGAAACCAGGGAACctctcccctgtcccaggcagtGTTTTTAGGCACATCCCAACCTCAGTCACGAAAAAGG AAATGGAATGCCCAGTTGGTTATACCTGCAACCAGtacaaacacaaataatttagaagaggaaggggaagagaacAGCATTTATTTGTACAGTACAAGCAGGTCTTTTCCAGTGGAGCAGTTGCAGACCTTCCCTCAGCTCCTACAAAATATCCACCATCTAGAG tttccTTCCCAGATGGGCTCAGTGCTAACAAACCCCTTATTGCTTCACTACATGAATTGTGTGAAAGATGAATCTATTTACCTGAGGCTCTACTATTGGATGGGCCAGATGCTCCAGGAAG AATGCACCTGGTGTGTGGTTGATAAACCACATGAAGAAGAATTCAGGAGCTTCCTGGAAACTATCTACAAGGCAGAATGTTTGTTGCAG GAGGGATTTTCTGCCTGTGAAGAGTTCCTTTATAAGACCCTTCCTCTCTGGGATGGTATCTGCTGCCGCTCAGAAATCCTCAAACTTGTGAGTTGGATCCCCCTCAGCAGTTCCTCTG accTTAAGTCATATCTCTATgatcccctggcacagctctttTTCACATCATCTATTTACTTTAag TGCAGTGTTCTTGAGAGCCTGAAACAGCTGTTGCAGAACTGGTTAAATTGCAATGTGATTCAAGTGGAtttggagttttcttcttt GAACACCACCCTCTCTGGACTAGTGAATGTGGTGGCTGAACTGGTCCACTTTGTGGGATGGATCTCTACTGTTGCACTGCGCTTGGAAAACAATTCCACATTCTTGATGTACTTCATTCTGGATTTCTATGAGACT GTGTGTGACATGTACCTGAAGTACAACCTGCCTTTGCTGATAATGCCTCCTGCTGGGGTTTTCtacccagcactgctcagcatGGATTCTGTCAACTTGAATCAGCTCTGCTACATTATGTACAG gtatcGAACCAACTTGGtggctgcaaaagaaaatgagctGAATAAAAAG aaaatactgcagttcAAGTTCAGTAACCAGACATACCAAGAGTACAACAAGTACATAATAGCTATGGTGGGCTGTCTGTGGACATCCAGTGCATTCCAGAAGGACATTCATTCTCAAGGACTTCGTATGGATGATAAGCTGCTGAGTAAAACTGcagtgaaggaaataaaaaacagctttaacaTTGTCTATCATCCGGCCTTGACGGGCTACTCTGTTCAATTCTTGCAGCAG GTTTCTCCTGATGATACCACCTTAAACTTCAAATTAATTAAG GGGAAGAAGTGGGACTGGTATCTGGAGTATCTCTATTCCCAAGGTTTGAAGGGGCTGAAGGTCTTTATTGAGAGCAGCATCAGTCGTGTTTCCCAGGCCGCTCGCAGCAAAGCAGGGAATGTGGAAGCGTGA
- the CENPI gene encoding centromere protein I isoform X2 → MLRQHPGNLLLFLKWLITVFDFIDHKEQLHALYGFFFSFLQDEKMCPYVCHLLYLLTRKENVKPFRIRSLLDLQAKMGMQSHLQALLSLYKLFCPEQVTITLSGKMKSYFKSSEGPWKAAITAVRQRNQGTSPLSQAVFLGTSQPQSRKRKWNAQLVIPATSTNTNNLEEEGEENSIYLYSTSRSFPVEQLQTFPQLLQNIHHLEFPSQMGSVLTNPLLLHYMNCVKDESIYLRLYYWMGQMLQEECTWCVVDKPHEEEFRSFLETIYKAECLLQEGFSACEEFLYKTLPLWDGICCRSEILKLVSWIPLSSSSDLKSYLYDPLAQLFFTSSIYFKCSVLESLKQLLQNWLNCNVIQVDLEFSSLNTTLSGLVNVVAELVHFVGWISTVALRLENNSTFLMYFILDFYETVCDMYLKYNLPLLIMPPAGVFYPALLSMDSVNLNQLCYIMYRYRTNLVAAKENELNKKKILQFKFSNQTYQEYNKYIIAMVGCLWTSSAFQKDIHSQGLRMDDKLLSKTAVKEIKNSFNIVYHPALTGYSVQFLQQVSPDDTTLNFKLIKGKKWDWYLEYLYSQGLKGLKVFIESSISRVSQAARSKAGNVEA, encoded by the exons ATGCTCAGGCAACATCCAGGTAACTTA ctgctttttttaaagtggcTGATCACAGTGTTTGACTTCATTGATCACAAGGAACAACTTCATGCCCTCTATggtttcttcttctccttcctgcaaGATGAGAAGATG TGCCCCTACGTCTGCCACCTGCTCTACCTGCTgaccaggaaagaaaatg TCAAGCCTTTTCGGATTAGGAGTCTGCTTGACCTCCAAGCAAAAATG GGAATGCAGTCTCATCTACAAGCTCTGCTATCACTTTACAAACTTTTCTGCCCAGAGCAGGTGACCATAACCCTTTCTGGGAAAATGAAG agttACTTCAAGAGTTCAGAGGGCCCATGGAAAGCAGCAATCACTGCAGTAAGGCAAAGAAACCAGGGAACctctcccctgtcccaggcagtGTTTTTAGGCACATCCCAACCTCAGTCACGAAAAAGG AAATGGAATGCCCAGTTGGTTATACCTGCAACCAGtacaaacacaaataatttagaagaggaaggggaagagaacAGCATTTATTTGTACAGTACAAGCAGGTCTTTTCCAGTGGAGCAGTTGCAGACCTTCCCTCAGCTCCTACAAAATATCCACCATCTAGAG tttccTTCCCAGATGGGCTCAGTGCTAACAAACCCCTTATTGCTTCACTACATGAATTGTGTGAAAGATGAATCTATTTACCTGAGGCTCTACTATTGGATGGGCCAGATGCTCCAGGAAG AATGCACCTGGTGTGTGGTTGATAAACCACATGAAGAAGAATTCAGGAGCTTCCTGGAAACTATCTACAAGGCAGAATGTTTGTTGCAG GAGGGATTTTCTGCCTGTGAAGAGTTCCTTTATAAGACCCTTCCTCTCTGGGATGGTATCTGCTGCCGCTCAGAAATCCTCAAACTTGTGAGTTGGATCCCCCTCAGCAGTTCCTCTG accTTAAGTCATATCTCTATgatcccctggcacagctctttTTCACATCATCTATTTACTTTAag TGCAGTGTTCTTGAGAGCCTGAAACAGCTGTTGCAGAACTGGTTAAATTGCAATGTGATTCAAGTGGAtttggagttttcttcttt GAACACCACCCTCTCTGGACTAGTGAATGTGGTGGCTGAACTGGTCCACTTTGTGGGATGGATCTCTACTGTTGCACTGCGCTTGGAAAACAATTCCACATTCTTGATGTACTTCATTCTGGATTTCTATGAGACT GTGTGTGACATGTACCTGAAGTACAACCTGCCTTTGCTGATAATGCCTCCTGCTGGGGTTTTCtacccagcactgctcagcatGGATTCTGTCAACTTGAATCAGCTCTGCTACATTATGTACAG gtatcGAACCAACTTGGtggctgcaaaagaaaatgagctGAATAAAAAG aaaatactgcagttcAAGTTCAGTAACCAGACATACCAAGAGTACAACAAGTACATAATAGCTATGGTGGGCTGTCTGTGGACATCCAGTGCATTCCAGAAGGACATTCATTCTCAAGGACTTCGTATGGATGATAAGCTGCTGAGTAAAACTGcagtgaaggaaataaaaaacagctttaacaTTGTCTATCATCCGGCCTTGACGGGCTACTCTGTTCAATTCTTGCAGCAG GTTTCTCCTGATGATACCACCTTAAACTTCAAATTAATTAAG GGGAAGAAGTGGGACTGGTATCTGGAGTATCTCTATTCCCAAGGTTTGAAGGGGCTGAAGGTCTTTATTGAGAGCAGCATCAGTCGTGTTTCCCAGGCCGCTCGCAGCAAAGCAGGGAATGTGGAAGCGTGA